Proteins encoded in a region of the Pigmentiphaga litoralis genome:
- the nuoH gene encoding NADH-quinone oxidoreductase subunit NuoH has translation MSWTNSLQAWGTGLIGAGAWSVVWNLVLIVCILLPVIIGVAYLTLWERKMIGWMHVRVGPNRVGPLGLLQPFADVLKLLTKEVIVPSSANKVLYVIAPVMVLMPALAGWAVIPFGPETVLANVNAGLLYVMAITSLGVYGVIIAGWASNSKYAFLGALRASAQMVSYELAIGFVLVTVLLVSGSLNMSDIVLKQNAGWFADKGLSFLSWNWLPLLPLFVIYVISAVAETNRHPFDVVEGESEIVAGHMVEYSGMAFALFFLGEYANMILLSCLASVMFLGGWASPLDFAPFTWIPGWVWLFFKTFFVVSLFVWFRASFPRYRYDQIMRLGWKIFIPLTLVWLLVIAVWMQTPWNIWK, from the coding sequence ATGTCGTGGACTAACTCCCTTCAGGCCTGGGGAACCGGACTCATCGGTGCAGGCGCCTGGTCGGTGGTGTGGAATCTGGTGCTGATCGTCTGCATCCTGCTGCCGGTCATCATCGGTGTGGCCTACCTCACCTTGTGGGAACGCAAGATGATCGGCTGGATGCACGTGCGCGTGGGTCCGAACCGCGTGGGTCCGCTCGGTCTGCTCCAGCCGTTCGCCGACGTGCTCAAGCTGCTGACGAAAGAAGTGATCGTTCCCAGCAGCGCCAACAAGGTGCTGTATGTGATCGCACCGGTCATGGTCCTGATGCCGGCACTGGCCGGCTGGGCCGTGATCCCGTTCGGTCCGGAAACCGTGCTGGCCAACGTCAACGCCGGTCTGCTGTATGTCATGGCCATCACCTCATTGGGTGTGTACGGCGTGATCATCGCCGGCTGGGCATCGAACTCCAAGTACGCCTTCCTGGGCGCGCTGCGTGCCTCGGCACAGATGGTGTCGTACGAACTGGCGATCGGCTTCGTGCTCGTGACGGTGCTGCTGGTGTCGGGCAGCCTGAACATGAGCGACATCGTCCTGAAGCAAAACGCCGGCTGGTTTGCCGACAAGGGCCTGAGCTTCCTGTCGTGGAACTGGTTGCCGCTGCTGCCGCTGTTCGTGATCTACGTGATCTCGGCCGTGGCCGAAACCAACCGCCACCCGTTCGACGTGGTGGAAGGCGAGTCGGAAATCGTTGCGGGCCACATGGTCGAATACTCGGGGATGGCGTTCGCGCTGTTCTTCCTGGGTGAATACGCCAACATGATCCTGCTGTCGTGCCTGGCGTCGGTCATGTTCCTGGGCGGATGGGCGTCGCCGCTGGACTTCGCGCCGTTCACCTGGATCCCGGGCTGGGTCTGGCTGTTCTTCAAGACATTCTTCGTGGTGTCGCTGTTTGTGTGGTTCCGTGCGTCGTTCCCGCGCTATCGCTACGACCAGATCATGCGTCTGGGCTGGAAGATCTTCATCCCGCTGACGCTGGTGTGGCTCCTGGTGATTGCGGTCTGGATGCAGACGCCTTGGAACATCTGGAAGTGA
- the nuoG gene encoding NADH-quinone oxidoreductase subunit NuoG, whose protein sequence is MVEITIDGNKVEVAEGSMVMHAAQKVGLYVPHFCYHKKLSIAANCRMCLVDVEKAPKPLPACATPVSNGMVVHTQSEKAINAQKGVMEFLLINHPLDCPICDQGGECQLQDLAVGYGSSASRYSEEKRVVFHKSLGPLVSAEEMARCIHCTRCVRFGQEIAGVMELGMLNRSEHAEITSFVGRAVESELSGNMIDVCPVGALTSRPFRYSARTWELSRRKSVSPHDSVGANLIVQVKNDRVMRVVPLENEDVNECWISDRDRFSYEGLNSDDRATTPLIRGNDGVWKEADWAEALDFAAAGLKQVQASAGADQIGALSAPYATTEEFALLARLVRGLGSDNIDFRLRHTATDVDAARTGAPWLGMPLADLATLDRVVVIGSFLRKDHPLIAQRLRQAAKAGTRVVLIDVSGDDPLLPVTQRITVKPSELAGVLAKLAVAVAGAKEVAVPAELGQVEADDASTRIAELLRTGTNSAVLLGNLAIQHPDALAIAANAQFIATTTGAKLGVLTEGGNSVGGYLAEAVPQQGGKTAAAMIAEPLKAYVVLHAEPTFDCDNGPAALAALKSASFNVALTPFVSDAKEWANVILPVAPFTETSGTFVNAEGRVQGFKGTVRPRGMTRPGWKVLRVLGNALQLANFDDETSESVRDSVLSGDIASRLSNTLNVGVSLGKAGTAVAAGALERVADVPIYRTDAIARRAEGLQAHPASDAPDARAHSATLERLGMVAGDRVRVTSPSGVIELFIQQDDTVADGAVRISAAHATTVALGGAFEQISVERA, encoded by the coding sequence ATGGTTGAAATCACGATCGACGGCAACAAGGTGGAGGTGGCGGAGGGCAGCATGGTCATGCATGCCGCCCAGAAAGTCGGCCTTTACGTGCCGCACTTCTGCTATCACAAGAAGTTGTCGATCGCGGCCAATTGCCGCATGTGTTTGGTTGATGTCGAGAAGGCGCCCAAGCCGCTGCCTGCCTGTGCGACACCGGTCAGCAACGGCATGGTCGTGCACACACAATCCGAGAAGGCCATCAATGCCCAAAAGGGCGTGATGGAGTTCCTGCTCATCAATCACCCGCTCGACTGCCCGATCTGCGATCAGGGCGGCGAATGCCAGTTGCAGGACCTGGCCGTCGGCTACGGCAGCTCGGCTTCGCGCTATAGCGAAGAAAAGCGGGTGGTGTTCCATAAAAGCCTGGGCCCACTGGTATCGGCCGAGGAAATGGCGCGCTGCATCCACTGCACGCGTTGCGTCCGCTTCGGCCAGGAAATTGCCGGCGTGATGGAACTGGGCATGTTGAACCGCAGCGAACACGCCGAGATCACCTCGTTCGTGGGCCGCGCGGTCGAATCCGAACTGTCGGGCAACATGATCGACGTGTGCCCGGTGGGCGCCCTGACGTCGCGTCCGTTCCGCTACAGCGCCCGTACCTGGGAGCTGTCGCGCCGCAAGTCGGTCAGCCCGCACGACAGCGTCGGCGCGAACCTGATCGTCCAGGTCAAGAACGACCGCGTCATGCGTGTCGTGCCGCTCGAAAACGAAGACGTCAACGAGTGCTGGATCAGCGACCGTGACCGTTTCTCGTACGAAGGCCTGAACAGCGACGATCGCGCGACCACACCGCTGATCCGCGGCAACGACGGCGTCTGGAAGGAAGCCGACTGGGCCGAAGCCCTGGACTTCGCTGCTGCTGGTCTGAAGCAGGTGCAGGCCAGCGCCGGCGCCGACCAGATCGGCGCGCTGTCGGCACCGTACGCCACGACCGAAGAATTTGCTTTGCTGGCCCGCCTGGTGCGCGGCCTGGGTTCCGACAACATCGACTTCCGCCTGCGTCATACCGCAACGGACGTCGACGCTGCCCGCACGGGCGCACCGTGGCTCGGCATGCCGCTGGCCGACCTGGCCACGCTGGACCGTGTCGTCGTCATCGGTTCGTTCCTGCGCAAGGATCATCCGCTGATCGCCCAGCGTCTGCGTCAGGCCGCCAAGGCCGGCACGCGTGTCGTGCTGATCGACGTGTCCGGCGACGATCCGCTGCTGCCCGTCACGCAGCGCATCACCGTCAAGCCGAGCGAACTGGCTGGCGTGCTCGCCAAACTGGCGGTTGCGGTGGCAGGCGCCAAGGAAGTGGCTGTGCCGGCTGAACTCGGTCAGGTCGAAGCCGACGACGCCTCGACCCGCATTGCCGAGCTGCTGCGCACGGGTACCAACTCTGCCGTGCTGCTGGGCAACCTGGCGATCCAGCATCCTGATGCACTCGCCATTGCGGCCAATGCGCAGTTCATCGCCACCACGACGGGCGCCAAGCTGGGCGTGCTGACCGAAGGCGGCAACTCGGTGGGCGGCTATCTGGCCGAAGCCGTGCCGCAGCAGGGTGGCAAGACCGCCGCCGCCATGATCGCCGAGCCGCTCAAGGCCTATGTGGTCCTGCACGCCGAACCGACGTTCGACTGCGACAACGGTCCGGCCGCACTGGCTGCACTGAAGTCGGCCAGCTTCAACGTCGCACTGACGCCGTTCGTGTCCGACGCCAAGGAATGGGCCAACGTGATCCTGCCGGTCGCGCCGTTCACGGAAACGTCCGGTACGTTCGTCAACGCCGAAGGGCGCGTCCAGGGCTTCAAGGGCACGGTCCGCCCGCGCGGCATGACGCGTCCGGGCTGGAAGGTGCTGCGCGTGCTGGGCAACGCCCTGCAGCTGGCGAACTTCGACGACGAAACCTCGGAATCGGTGCGCGACAGCGTGCTGTCGGGCGACATCGCCTCGCGCCTGTCGAACACGCTGAACGTCGGCGTGTCGCTGGGCAAGGCCGGTACCGCGGTGGCCGCCGGCGCCCTGGAACGTGTTGCCGACGTGCCGATCTACCGCACCGACGCCATCGCGCGCCGCGCCGAAGGCCTGCAGGCCCATCCGGCGTCCGATGCGCCCGATGCCCGGGCGCACTCGGCAACGTTAGAACGCCTGGGCATGGTCGCGGGCGACCGCGTCCGCGTCACGTCGCCGTCCGGTGTCATCGAGCTTTTCATTCAACAAGACGACACGGTTGCCGATGGGGCCGTCCGTATTTCGGCCGCCCACGCAACGACCGTGGCACTGGGTGGCGCGTTTGAACAAATCAGCGTGGAGCGTGCCTGA
- the nuoF gene encoding NADH-quinone oxidoreductase subunit NuoF: MSTTEILPISTAFHDRHIDPQIMAGLDGNNWRIDDYVQRGGYEALRKILTSGMTPEQVIAEVKSSALRGRGGAGFPTGLKWSFMPRTFPGQKYLVCNSDEGEPGTFKDRDILRYNPHIVIEGMAIAAYAMGITVGYNYIHGEIFEVYDRFEEALEEARAAGFLGDKILGSGFSFQLHAFHGYGAYICGEETALLESLEGKKGQPRFKPPFPASFGMYGKPTTINNTETFAAVPWIIRNGGEAYLNVGKPNNGGTKLFSVSGDVERPGNFEIPMGTPFSKLLELAGGVRGGRKLKAVIPGGSSAPVLPAHLMMDCTMDYDSIAKAGSMLGSGALIVMDETRCMVKSLLRLSYFYHEESCGQCTPCREGTGWMYRVVNRIENGKGRPEDIDLLDSVAGNIMGRTICALGDAAAMPVRGFLKHYRDEFVHHIEHKHCVVPHYL, encoded by the coding sequence ATGAGCACGACCGAAATTCTGCCTATCAGTACGGCGTTCCACGACCGCCACATCGACCCCCAGATCATGGCGGGTCTGGATGGCAATAACTGGCGCATTGACGACTACGTGCAGCGTGGCGGCTATGAAGCCCTGCGCAAGATCCTGACGTCGGGCATGACGCCCGAGCAGGTCATTGCCGAGGTCAAGTCGTCGGCCCTGCGCGGCCGGGGCGGTGCGGGTTTCCCGACCGGCCTGAAGTGGAGCTTCATGCCCCGGACGTTCCCGGGCCAGAAGTACCTCGTCTGCAATTCGGACGAAGGCGAGCCGGGTACCTTCAAGGACCGCGACATCCTGCGCTACAACCCGCACATCGTGATCGAAGGCATGGCCATTGCCGCCTACGCAATGGGCATCACCGTGGGCTACAACTACATCCACGGCGAAATCTTCGAGGTCTATGACCGGTTCGAAGAAGCCCTGGAAGAAGCCCGCGCGGCCGGTTTCCTGGGCGACAAGATCCTGGGTTCGGGTTTCAGCTTCCAGTTGCACGCCTTCCACGGATATGGCGCGTACATCTGCGGCGAAGAAACCGCGCTGCTCGAATCGCTGGAAGGCAAGAAAGGCCAGCCGCGCTTCAAGCCGCCGTTCCCGGCCAGCTTCGGCATGTACGGCAAGCCGACCACGATCAACAACACCGAAACGTTCGCGGCGGTGCCGTGGATCATCCGCAACGGCGGCGAAGCCTATCTGAACGTGGGCAAGCCGAACAACGGCGGCACCAAGCTGTTTTCGGTGTCGGGCGACGTGGAGCGTCCAGGCAACTTCGAGATCCCCATGGGGACGCCTTTTTCGAAGCTGCTGGAGCTGGCCGGTGGCGTTCGCGGCGGGCGCAAGCTCAAGGCCGTGATCCCTGGCGGGTCGAGCGCGCCGGTGCTGCCTGCGCACCTGATGATGGACTGCACGATGGACTACGACTCGATCGCCAAGGCGGGATCGATGCTGGGTTCGGGCGCGCTGATCGTCATGGACGAGACCCGTTGCATGGTCAAGTCGCTGCTGCGCCTCTCGTACTTCTATCACGAGGAAAGCTGCGGTCAGTGCACCCCTTGCCGTGAAGGCACGGGCTGGATGTACCGCGTGGTGAACCGTATCGAAAACGGCAAGGGCCGTCCGGAAGACATCGACCTGCTGGACTCGGTCGCGGGCAACATCATGGGCCGCACGATCTGTGCGCTGGGTGATGCCGCGGCGATGCCGGTGCGGGGCTTCCTGAAGCACTACCGCGACGAGTTCGTCCACCATATCGAACACAAACATTGCGTGGTGCCGCACTACCTGTAG
- the nuoE gene encoding NADH-quinone oxidoreductase subunit NuoE — MLLSEQAFKKIDRELTKFPADQKQSAVMAALAIAQDEKGWLSPEVMEEIAIYLDMAPIAVQEVATFYNMYNLKPTGKYKISVCTNLPCALRDGERAAHFLKDKLGIDYRETTADGVFTLVEGECMGACGDSPVLLVNNKRMCIQMSDDRLEALVAELRSDATAGGAQ; from the coding sequence ATGCTGCTTTCCGAACAGGCCTTCAAGAAGATCGACCGCGAACTGACCAAGTTCCCGGCCGACCAGAAACAGTCCGCCGTCATGGCTGCGCTTGCTATCGCGCAGGACGAGAAGGGCTGGCTGTCGCCCGAGGTGATGGAAGAAATCGCGATCTACCTGGACATGGCGCCGATTGCCGTGCAGGAAGTCGCGACCTTCTACAACATGTACAACCTCAAGCCGACCGGCAAGTACAAGATTTCCGTCTGCACCAATCTGCCCTGTGCCTTGCGTGACGGCGAACGCGCCGCGCATTTCCTGAAAGACAAGCTGGGCATCGACTACCGCGAAACCACCGCCGACGGGGTATTCACCCTGGTTGAAGGCGAGTGCATGGGTGCGTGCGGCGATTCTCCAGTGCTGCTGGTGAACAACAAGCGTATGTGCATTCAGATGTCCGACGATCGCCTGGAAGCCCTGGTGGCCGAGCTGCGTTCGGACGCGACTGCAGGAGGTGCCCAATGA
- a CDS encoding NADH-quinone oxidoreductase subunit D → MAEIKNYTLNFGPQHPAAHGVLRLVLELDGEVIQRADPHIGLLHRATEKLAEHKTFLQALPYMDRLDYVSMMCNEHAYVMAIEKLLGLEVPLRAQYIRVMFDEITRILNHLMSLGSHALDVGAMAVFLYTFREREDLMDCYEAVSGARMHAAYYRPGGVYRDLPDAMPQFRDSKYRSAKEVRAMNDERSGSLLDFIESFTNRFPGYIDEYETLLTDNRIWKQRLVDVGIVTADRAKALGFTGPMLRGSGVEWDLRKTQPYEVYDLMQFDIPVGVNGDCYDRYLVRVEEMRQSNRIIKQCVEWLRNNPGPVITSNHKVAPPSRAEMKTSMEELIHHFKLFTEGFHVPPGEAYSAVEHPKGEFGIYLVSDGANKPYRLKIRAPGFAHLQALDEMARGHMIADAVTIIGTQDIVFGEIDR, encoded by the coding sequence ATGGCAGAAATCAAGAATTACACGCTGAACTTCGGCCCCCAGCACCCGGCTGCGCACGGCGTGCTGCGCCTGGTGCTCGAGCTCGACGGCGAAGTCATCCAGCGTGCCGACCCGCACATCGGCCTGCTGCATCGCGCGACCGAAAAGCTGGCCGAGCACAAGACCTTCCTGCAGGCGCTGCCCTACATGGATCGTCTCGACTACGTGTCGATGATGTGCAACGAGCACGCCTACGTCATGGCGATCGAAAAGCTGCTGGGTCTGGAAGTGCCGCTGCGCGCGCAGTACATCCGCGTCATGTTCGACGAGATCACGCGCATCCTGAATCACCTGATGTCGCTGGGCTCGCACGCGCTGGACGTGGGCGCGATGGCTGTGTTCCTGTACACCTTCCGTGAACGCGAAGACCTGATGGACTGCTACGAAGCGGTCTCGGGCGCGCGTATGCACGCGGCCTACTACCGTCCGGGCGGCGTGTACCGCGACCTGCCCGACGCCATGCCGCAGTTCCGCGACAGCAAGTACCGCAGCGCCAAGGAAGTGCGGGCGATGAACGACGAACGGTCGGGGTCGCTCCTGGACTTCATCGAGTCGTTCACCAACCGCTTCCCGGGCTATATCGACGAATACGAAACGCTGCTGACCGACAACCGGATCTGGAAACAGCGTCTGGTCGACGTGGGCATCGTGACGGCCGACCGTGCCAAGGCGCTGGGCTTTACCGGCCCCATGCTGCGGGGTTCGGGCGTCGAGTGGGACCTGCGCAAGACGCAGCCCTACGAAGTCTACGACCTGATGCAGTTCGACATTCCGGTGGGCGTCAACGGCGACTGCTACGACCGCTACCTGGTCCGCGTCGAAGAAATGCGCCAGTCCAACCGCATCATCAAACAATGCGTGGAATGGCTGCGGAACAACCCGGGTCCGGTCATCACCTCGAACCACAAGGTGGCGCCGCCATCGCGTGCCGAGATGAAGACCAGCATGGAAGAGCTGATCCATCACTTCAAGCTATTTACCGAAGGCTTCCATGTGCCGCCGGGCGAAGCCTATTCGGCGGTCGAACACCCGAAGGGCGAGTTCGGCATCTACCTGGTGTCCGACGGCGCCAACAAACCTTATCGGCTCAAGATTCGTGCACCGGGCTTTGCCCACCTGCAGGCCCTGGATGAAATGGCGCGCGGTCACATGATCGCCGACGCCGTCACCATCATCGGCACGCAGGACATCGTGTTCGGCGAGATCGATCGCTAA
- a CDS encoding NADH-quinone oxidoreductase subunit C encodes MTKLETLNQRLLSLFGDTVRVSAALGELTLEVPPAQYMQVCLTLRDNPDLGFESCVDLCGVDYSAYGNDVNEGPRFGVVLHLLSYKNNWRLRVRTFADDPDLPVVASLVDVWPGVNWYEREAFDFFGILFEGHPDLRRILTDYGFIGHPFRKDFPVTGNVEMRYDPEQRRVIYQPVTIEPRLIIPRVIREDGYGAGR; translated from the coding sequence ATGACCAAGCTTGAAACCCTGAATCAACGCCTGCTGAGCCTGTTCGGCGACACGGTCCGTGTCAGCGCTGCCCTGGGCGAGCTGACGCTCGAAGTGCCGCCTGCGCAATACATGCAGGTGTGCCTGACCCTGCGCGACAACCCCGACCTGGGTTTCGAAAGCTGCGTCGACCTGTGCGGCGTGGATTATTCGGCGTACGGCAACGACGTCAATGAAGGTCCGCGCTTCGGCGTGGTGCTGCACTTGTTGTCCTACAAGAACAACTGGCGCCTGCGCGTGCGCACCTTTGCCGACGATCCGGACCTGCCGGTGGTGGCGTCGCTGGTCGACGTCTGGCCTGGCGTGAACTGGTACGAGCGAGAAGCGTTCGACTTCTTCGGCATCCTGTTCGAAGGCCATCCCGACCTGCGCCGGATCCTGACCGACTATGGTTTCATCGGCCATCCGTTCCGCAAGGACTTCCCGGTGACCGGCAACGTTGAAATGCGCTACGACCCGGAACAACGCCGGGTCATCTATCAGCCCGTGACCATCGAACCGCGTTTGATCATCCCGCGTGTGATCCGCGAAGACGGCTACGGAGCAGGACGGTAA
- a CDS encoding NuoB/complex I 20 kDa subunit family protein, translating into MAIDGILNEGFITTTADKVINWAKTGSLWPMTFGLACCAVEMMHAGAARYDLDRFGIIFRPSPRQADLMIVAGTLCNKMGPALRKVYDQMPEPRWVLSMGSCANGGGYYHYSYSVVRGCDRIVPVDVYVPGCPPTAEALIYGLLQLQNKIRRTNTIAR; encoded by the coding sequence ATGGCAATCGACGGAATTCTGAACGAAGGCTTTATCACCACCACGGCGGATAAGGTCATCAACTGGGCCAAGACAGGTTCGCTCTGGCCCATGACATTCGGCCTCGCCTGTTGCGCGGTCGAAATGATGCACGCCGGCGCGGCGCGATATGACCTCGACCGGTTCGGGATCATCTTTCGCCCCAGCCCGCGTCAGGCCGACCTGATGATCGTGGCCGGCACGCTGTGCAACAAGATGGGTCCGGCACTGCGCAAGGTGTACGACCAGATGCCCGAACCGCGCTGGGTGCTGTCGATGGGCTCCTGTGCCAACGGCGGCGGCTACTACCACTATTCGTACTCGGTGGTCCGCGGCTGCGATCGCATCGTGCCAGTCGACGTCTACGTGCCGGGCTGCCCGCCTACGGCCGAGGCCTTGATCTACGGGCTTCTCCAGCTGCAGAACAAGATCCGCCGCACGAACACGATCGCCCGTTGA
- a CDS encoding NADH-quinone oxidoreductase subunit A has product MELESYLPVLLFIVMGCVVGFALLFLGSTIGPNRPDAEKLSPYECGFEAFEDARMKFDVRYYLVAILFILFDLEIAFLFPWAMANNQVGLLGFGTVMVFLAILVVGFIYEWKKGALDWE; this is encoded by the coding sequence ATGGAACTCGAGAGTTATCTTCCCGTCCTGCTGTTCATCGTCATGGGCTGTGTCGTCGGGTTTGCGTTGCTGTTCCTGGGGTCGACCATCGGCCCCAACCGGCCCGACGCGGAAAAGCTGTCTCCCTATGAATGCGGCTTCGAAGCTTTCGAAGACGCGCGCATGAAGTTCGACGTTCGCTACTACCTCGTGGCGATCCTGTTCATCTTGTTCGATCTGGAAATCGCCTTCCTCTTCCCCTGGGCCATGGCCAACAACCAAGTTGGATTGCTCGGATTCGGAACGGTGATGGTTTTTCTCGCCATCCTCGTGGTGGGCTTCATCTACGAGTGGAAAAAAGGCGCGCTCGACTGGGAATGA
- a CDS encoding methyl-accepting chemotaxis protein, translating to MTIRYRLFILGSAAMFALLVVVAASLFGLHQLTRTVNSLAVQRIPALVALGAMREGQVQVARHTLEPLQWAAEFSVEAQNEWTRMLQSKARNWQAVDAARQTLAGLPHTEDEQAALDAFDTTFAAWAARDAALTDLLTQLTSVASAADQAFLFIKYQAAYSAQEPAYDQAQAAMRTLADVLAAGAAQEAAGLDATSLRVRLLIAVIGAVAAACLLAWAWHSSRAISGSIAQLRSVLMAVAADLDVTRRAPVRGNDEIDDMARALNTLLDRLRHALGAVQSLSQGMQASAQEVTRAADAVAERSRQQTASAGSMAGAVGGLTAVLAEVDASVDRAADTSRLASGQAEEGRELIARIGSRMQEVTDRVGHAADTLAALDAHGKTIRDVSGLISDIARQTHLLALNAAIEAARAGDEGRGFAVVANEVHRLAEQSGQSSRIISATVEQVAADTQSAIAVMQAVVAEVGASRELAGQAGGFMQLLRTGAEQAAVTVAGIHVLVRQQADANGEVAANVDTVAAMAGHNGAAAEATAGCAQRMRDAAREVDEQLRLFRVA from the coding sequence ATGACCATCAGGTATCGCTTGTTCATCCTCGGCTCCGCCGCCATGTTCGCCTTGCTGGTTGTCGTGGCAGCCAGTCTGTTCGGCTTGCACCAGTTGACCCGCACCGTGAACAGCCTGGCCGTTCAACGGATTCCCGCGCTCGTGGCGCTGGGCGCGATGCGGGAAGGCCAGGTGCAGGTCGCCCGCCATACGCTGGAACCGCTGCAATGGGCCGCCGAGTTTTCGGTCGAGGCCCAAAATGAGTGGACGCGCATGCTGCAGTCCAAGGCGCGCAACTGGCAGGCCGTCGACGCCGCGCGCCAGACATTGGCGGGACTGCCGCATACCGAGGATGAACAGGCTGCCCTGGATGCCTTCGATACCACTTTCGCGGCGTGGGCGGCCCGCGATGCCGCGCTGACCGACCTGCTGACGCAGCTTACGTCGGTGGCGTCAGCGGCCGACCAGGCGTTCCTGTTCATCAAATACCAGGCGGCCTATTCGGCCCAGGAACCTGCCTATGACCAGGCCCAGGCCGCCATGCGCACGCTGGCCGACGTGCTTGCCGCCGGGGCCGCGCAGGAAGCGGCGGGGCTGGATGCCACCAGCCTGCGGGTCCGCCTGTTAATCGCGGTGATCGGCGCGGTGGCCGCCGCCTGTCTGCTTGCCTGGGCCTGGCATTCGTCACGCGCCATCAGCGGCTCCATTGCCCAGTTGCGGTCGGTGCTGATGGCCGTCGCGGCCGATCTGGACGTCACGCGCCGCGCACCGGTGCGCGGCAACGACGAAATCGACGACATGGCGCGGGCGCTCAATACCTTGCTCGATCGCCTTCGCCATGCACTGGGGGCGGTGCAAAGCCTGTCGCAGGGCATGCAGGCCTCGGCTCAGGAAGTGACCCGGGCCGCCGACGCGGTGGCAGAGCGATCACGCCAGCAGACCGCGTCGGCCGGCAGCATGGCCGGCGCGGTAGGCGGACTGACCGCCGTCCTGGCCGAAGTGGACGCGTCGGTGGACCGGGCGGCCGATACGTCACGCCTGGCCAGCGGTCAGGCGGAAGAGGGCAGGGAACTGATCGCCCGAATCGGCAGTCGCATGCAGGAGGTCACTGATCGGGTCGGCCATGCCGCCGACACCCTGGCGGCCCTGGATGCCCATGGCAAGACCATCCGGGACGTGTCCGGGCTGATTTCCGACATTGCCCGGCAGACCCACTTGCTGGCGCTGAACGCCGCGATCGAGGCCGCCCGCGCCGGCGATGAAGGGCGCGGATTTGCCGTGGTTGCAAACGAGGTGCACCGCCTGGCCGAGCAAAGCGGACAGTCGAGCCGCATCATTTCCGCAACGGTCGAACAGGTGGCCGCCGACACGCAGTCGGCGATTGCCGTGATGCAGGCGGTCGTGGCCGAAGTCGGCGCCAGCCGTGAACTGGCCGGGCAGGCGGGCGGTTTCATGCAGTTGCTGCGCACCGGGGCCGAACAGGCCGCCGTGACCGTGGCGGGTATTCATGTGCTGGTGCGCCAGCAGGCCGACGCGAACGGCGAAGTGGCTGCCAACGTCGACACGGTCGCCGCCATGGCGGGCCATAACGGCGCTGCGGCTGAAGCAACCGCCGGCTGCGCCCAGCGCATGCGCGACGCGGCCCGCGAAGTGGATGAGCAGCTGCGTTTGTTCAGGGTCGCGTAA
- a CDS encoding SMP-30/gluconolactonase/LRE family protein produces the protein MTFERVGTLHNATGECPVWHPGEQALYWTDIPSRCLWRWDAASGQTRSWTLPEMAGCIAATGDDAWLLAAQTGLFAAPHLAPDADAATLHRVADVNHAAPGMRFNDGRTDRQGRFWCSTMVMDADARSNAGKLYRYDLDGLSTPVLDDLMIPNGLAFSPDGHRMYLSDSHPDRGAVWVFDYDSDDGVPSNRRLFTDLHPRTGRPDGAAVDCDGAYWTCANGEGVLLRFTPDGVLDRTIDLPMREPTMCAFGGSDMRTLFVTSARPQDGDMTKDPLGGAVIALQVGARGLADTPFPGIGSARHA, from the coding sequence ATGACATTCGAACGAGTTGGAACCCTGCATAACGCGACGGGGGAATGCCCGGTATGGCATCCCGGCGAACAGGCGTTGTACTGGACCGATATCCCTTCACGATGCCTGTGGCGCTGGGATGCGGCCAGCGGCCAGACACGCAGCTGGACCCTGCCCGAAATGGCCGGGTGCATTGCGGCCACGGGCGACGACGCCTGGCTGCTGGCTGCGCAGACCGGACTGTTTGCCGCCCCGCACCTGGCCCCCGACGCCGATGCGGCCACGTTGCACCGGGTCGCCGACGTCAACCACGCCGCGCCCGGCATGCGCTTCAACGACGGCCGCACCGACCGCCAGGGGCGCTTCTGGTGCAGCACGATGGTCATGGACGCCGACGCCCGATCCAACGCCGGCAAGCTGTACCGTTATGACCTGGACGGACTGTCGACGCCGGTGCTTGACGACTTGATGATCCCGAACGGCCTGGCCTTCAGTCCCGACGGCCATCGCATGTATCTGTCGGACTCGCATCCCGACCGTGGGGCGGTGTGGGTGTTCGATTACGACAGCGACGATGGAGTGCCGTCCAACCGCCGTCTGTTCACCGACCTGCATCCGCGCACCGGCCGGCCCGATGGCGCCGCCGTGGATTGTGATGGGGCGTACTGGACGTGCGCCAATGGGGAAGGCGTGCTGCTGCGGTTCACGCCCGATGGCGTCCTGGATCGCACGATCGACCTGCCGATGCGCGAGCCCACCATGTGCGCCTTTGGCGGCTCCGACATGCGCACCCTGTTCGTCACGTCCGCCAGACCCCAGGACGGCGACATGACCAAAGACCCGCTGGGCGGCGCCGTCATCGCCCTGCAGGTCGGTGCACGGGGACTGGCTGATACCCCTTTTCCGGGCATCGGGTCCGCACGTCACGCCTAG